Proteins encoded in a region of the Panicum hallii strain FIL2 chromosome 3, PHallii_v3.1, whole genome shotgun sequence genome:
- the LOC112886383 gene encoding probable carboxylesterase 16, producing the protein MPPVAVQLHSLLFKLLLRRRLSSLSAPAPAPAPAALFGVSSRPADQRPSPPSNPSFSPASPDGVATKDLHPDPLSSLHLRLFLPNPNHHAAAPVPRPLRRNSFPQRDPAPGQDQLSRRASASFHAVGVSPEPAPAPEPAPAPATRDYGGYLPSAGAARSAVRRKLPVIVQFHGGAFVTGAADSAANDAFCRRVARLCDAIVVAVGYRLAPESRYPAAFEDGVAVLRWIAKQANLAACGRTMMGKGTGADSFGAAMVEPWLAAHADPSRCVLLGVSCGANIADYVARKAVEAGKLLDPVRVVAQVLMYPFFMGSAPTRSELKLANSYFYDKSSCLLAWKLFLPEGEFSLDHPAANPLVPGRGPPLKLMPPTLTVVAELDWMKDRAIAYSEELRKVNVDAPVLEYKDAVHEFATLDVLLKTPQAHACAEDIAIWIKKYISLRGHELSY; encoded by the exons ATGCCCCCCGTCGCCGTCCAGCTCCACAGCCTCCTCTTCAAGCTCCtccttcgccgccgcctctcctccctctccgccccggcgcccgcccccgcccccgcggcGCTGTTCGGCGTCTCCTCCCGCCCCGCCGACCAGCGCCCCTCGCCGCCCTCCAACCCGTCCTTCTCGCCCGCCTCCCCCGACGGCGTCGCCACCAAGGACCTCCACCCGGACCCACTCTCTTCCCTCCACCTCCGCCTCTTCCTCCCGAACCCCAaccaccacgccgccgcccctgttccGCGCCCCCTCCGCCGCAACTCATTCCCCCAGCGCGATCCCGCGCCGGGCCAGGACCAGCTCTCCCGCCGCGCCAGCGCCAGCTTCCACGCCGTCGGCGTCTCGCCCgagcccgcgcccgcgcccgagcccgcgcccgcgcccgcgacCCGCGACTACGGCGGGTACCTACcgagcgccggcgccgcgcggtCCGCCGTGAGGCGGAAGCTGCCGGTGATCGTGCAGTTCCACGGGGGCGCATTCGTGACGGGCGCCGCGGACAGCGCCGCCAACGACGCCTTCTGCCGCCGCGTCGCGCGCCTCTGCGACGCCATCGTGGTGGCCGTCGGGTACCGCCTCGCGCCCGAGAGCAGGTACCCCGCGGCGTTCGAGGACGGGGTCGCCGTGCTGCGATGGATCGCCAAGCAGGCCAACCTTGCCGCGTGCGGGCGGACGATGATGGGCAAGGGTACCGGCGCCGACTCGTTCGGCGCCGCAATGGTCGAACCGTGGCTCGCCGCGCACGCCGATCCGTCCAG GTGTGTTCTACTTGGCGTCAGTTGTGGAGCAAATATTGCTGACTATGTGGCCCGAAAAGCTGTTGAGGCTGGGAAACTCCTGGACCCTGTGAGAGTTGTTGCACAAGTTCTGATGTACCCATTCTTCATGGGAAGTGCACCCACTCGATCAGAACTGAAGCTGGCAAACTCCTACTTCTATGACAAGTCATCGTGTTTACTAGCCTGGAAACTCTTCTTACCTGAGGGTGAATTCAGCTTGGATCACCCAGCTGCAAACCCTCTTGTGCCTGGAAGAGGCCCTCCGTTGAAGCTTATGCCTCCAACCCTGACAGTCGTTGCAGAGCTTGACTGGATGAAGGATCGTGCTATCGCGTACTCGGAGGAGCTCCGCAAGGTAAATGTGGATGCCCCTGTTCTTGAGTACAAGGATGCAGTCCATGAGTTTGCCACGCTAGACGTCCTGCTAAAGACACCGCAGGCTCACGCTTGTGCTGAGGATATAGCTATCTGGATTAAGAAGTACATATCACTGCGCGGCCATGAATTATCGTATTGA